The region cttaAACTCAATAAATTATAATATTACTTTTACTTTACAAAATCGTGTGTTATATAACTCGTCAGGGCATACACGTGCAGCGCACGTGTCGAGAAACTAAAGATATTTAAATTGGACGGAGAACCAAgggagtatatatatttatagagAAGGCGTGCCCAACTTACTACACGTCTGTTGAGAGAATGTCAGAAACATCCTTACAGAGAATCTCCGGTAACCGCCCACAAGATTCTCCGTCATCAATCACTAAAGTCACCTCAAATTCCGATCTCTTAACGGAGATTCTCCTTTTTCTACCTCCTAAATCCCTTCTCCGTTTCCAAACCGTTTCTAAACACTGGTTTTCCGTTATCTCAAGTCAAAGATTCCGTCAACTCCACGGCcggaaaaaacaaaaatcagtCAAAGTTGACGGACTTTTATTCTGTTGGTGGGTGTATGGTAATAACTATGTTGACTTTATCCCTTTCAATAATTGCATGTCCAAAAAACAAAAGGGTGCCATTCCTTTAGCACTCAAGAATATTGTTGTTAACTCTACATCTTCAAAGATTGTACATTTACATTCTTGTAATGGATTGTTCTCTATTAGTTTCAACTTGGGAGTTGAAAATGATCAAGTATACTATGTTTATAATCCTAGTACAAATCAACATAGGTTGATTCCATGTCCTGATATAGGTACCAAGGCTTGTGAGATTGTGGTAATGAATTTGGCTTTTGATCCTATGGTATCTGATGGTTATAAGCTTGTTTGTGTGATGAAATCAAATGGGGTTTATGAATTTTGGGTATATTCATCAGAAACTGGAGTTTGGAGAGATTCTATGGAGATATTGGAtataaatcaagattttttagcTCATGGTGTTTTCTTGAATGGTTGTATGCATTGGGTTAGTGAAAAATGGTCTTTTTTAAGGTTCGATTTGGGTTCGTTGTGCTTTAGAGATATGCCTAGTACTGTGATTTCTAGTGGCGTGTTGAAAAGGAATGTAAGGTATTTTGGGGAGTCTGGTGGACATTTGCATCTTATTGAGGTACAGGGTTTTAGCTCGATGAGTTTTGAAGTTCTTGAGTTGGAGAGTGATTATTCTAAGTGGTTTGTGAAGTATCGTGTTGATCTTAGTTCGTTGCATACTTCTTATCCGTTGATGTTGAGTGAAGAACTTGATTTACTAGATGTGAATCGTCGCACTTGCAATGTTGTATATGTGGTTGTGGATGACGAGGAAAAGACAGCAAGGTTTTTGGTATGCACGCCGGATGTTATTATTGAGTATGATGCTCGCCGTATGACTATCAAGGAGGTTGCAGAGATAGATATAGCAAAGATACCCGTTATCTGGGAAGATGTTTCAGTGTTTGAATGGAATGACACCCACCAATATGTTGAGACAATGGCTTGTGTCTGATGTCCCTATGGTTTCTTGTATATAagtttatttacttaaagaaaaGAGATGGACTACATTCTTGTATGCAAATGATGTGGTCACTCATCATTGGAGACGCCtgcttatgatgtttatgatcTATTTCCTGCAAATAATATCTTGTTTTCTCTGCTTAATGGCCTCTTTTCATGGCACATCAGAGAATAGTATTTGGCCAACAATCTCATTAGAAATCTGTGGTTGCTCTCTTCGTTTGTAAGTATTGAATAATGAAATTACTAGTTCTCTACGGATGTAATTGAAGTGTAAATAACTTGTTGTACATTGACAATCCAAGGTGGATGATGTAtatgatttatgatttggtGTGCCACATATTCTGGGAGTTATTTGCTTTGATTTCAATCTTACACTTCTTGAAGACTGAATCTGTTTCATGATGTAAC is a window of Lycium ferocissimum isolate CSIRO_LF1 chromosome 12, AGI_CSIRO_Lferr_CH_V1, whole genome shotgun sequence DNA encoding:
- the LOC132040170 gene encoding F-box protein At5g07610-like, with protein sequence MSETSLQRISGNRPQDSPSSITKVTSNSDLLTEILLFLPPKSLLRFQTVSKHWFSVISSQRFRQLHGRKKQKSVKVDGLLFCWWVYGNNYVDFIPFNNCMSKKQKGAIPLALKNIVVNSTSSKIVHLHSCNGLFSISFNLGVENDQVYYVYNPSTNQHRLIPCPDIGTKACEIVVMNLAFDPMVSDGYKLVCVMKSNGVYEFWVYSSETGVWRDSMEILDINQDFLAHGVFLNGCMHWVSEKWSFLRFDLGSLCFRDMPSTVISSGVLKRNVRYFGESGGHLHLIEVQGFSSMSFEVLELESDYSKWFVKYRVDLSSLHTSYPLMLSEELDLLDVNRRTCNVVYVVVDDEEKTARFLVCTPDVIIEYDARRMTIKEVAEIDIAKIPVIWEDVSVFEWNDTHQYVETMACV